A part of Lacinutrix sp. 5H-3-7-4 genomic DNA contains:
- the lpxA gene encoding acyl-ACP--UDP-N-acetylglucosamine O-acyltransferase yields the protein MNQPLAYVHPGAKIAKNVVIEPFTTINNNVTIGEGTWIGSNVTIMEGARIGKNCNIFPGAVISAVPQDLKYNDEDTLTIIGDNVTIRECVTINRGTTDRMKTVVGDNCLIMAYCHIAHDCIVGNNCIFSNNSTLAGHITIGDYVILAGMTAVHQFCSVGNHAFVTGGSLVRKDVPPFVKAGREPLSYVGINSVGLRRRGYSTEKIREIQDIFRILYQKNYNNTQASNIIEAEMEATTERDEILQFIKNSHRGIMKGYFKSN from the coding sequence ATGAACCAACCCTTAGCTTACGTTCATCCGGGCGCAAAAATTGCTAAAAATGTAGTAATTGAGCCTTTTACAACAATAAATAATAATGTTACCATTGGTGAAGGTACTTGGATAGGCAGTAATGTAACTATTATGGAAGGTGCGCGCATTGGAAAAAATTGTAATATTTTTCCAGGAGCCGTAATTTCAGCAGTACCTCAAGATTTAAAATATAATGATGAAGATACTTTAACCATAATTGGAGACAATGTAACTATTAGAGAATGTGTTACAATAAATCGTGGTACAACAGATAGAATGAAAACTGTTGTAGGCGATAATTGTTTAATTATGGCTTATTGTCATATTGCTCACGATTGTATTGTAGGGAATAATTGTATCTTTTCAAATAATAGTACACTAGCAGGACATATTACTATAGGTGATTATGTTATATTAGCGGGAATGACAGCAGTACATCAATTTTGTTCTGTAGGGAATCATGCCTTTGTAACAGGTGGATCTCTTGTAAGAAAAGATGTACCACCATTTGTAAAAGCAGGAAGAGAACCTCTATCTTACGTTGGTATAAACTCTGTTGGTTTAAGAAGAAGAGGTTATTCAACAGAAAAAATTAGAGAGATTCAGGATATATTTAGAATATTATATCAAAAAAATTATAATAACACACAAGCTTCAAATATTATAGAAGCAGAGATGGAAGCAACCACAGAACGTGATGAAATTCTTCAGTTTATTAAGAATTCTCATCGTGGAATTATGAAAGGTTACTTTAAATCAAATTAA
- the efp gene encoding elongation factor P produces MANTSDIRNGLCIKYNNDIYKIVEFLHVKPGKGPAFVRTKMKSVTNGKVLDNTFSAGHKIDDVRVETHKFQYLYNDGEFYHFMNEADYTQIRLLESALDTPQLMKEGEIVTVIINTEDNMPLSVEMPASVILEVTATEPGVKGNTATNATKPATVETGAEVNVPLFINEGDKIKVETEKGTYKERVKE; encoded by the coding sequence ATGGCAAATACTTCAGATATAAGAAACGGTTTATGTATAAAATACAACAACGATATTTATAAAATAGTTGAATTTCTTCATGTAAAACCAGGAAAAGGACCTGCATTTGTACGTACAAAAATGAAAAGCGTAACAAATGGTAAAGTGTTAGATAATACGTTTTCAGCAGGACATAAAATTGATGATGTTCGTGTAGAAACACATAAGTTTCAGTATTTATATAATGATGGAGAATTTTATCATTTTATGAATGAAGCAGATTATACACAAATTAGATTATTAGAATCTGCTTTAGATACGCCTCAATTAATGAAAGAAGGAGAAATTGTTACAGTAATTATTAATACTGAAGACAATATGCCGCTTTCTGTAGAAATGCCTGCAAGTGTTATATTAGAAGTAACAGCTACAGAGCCTGGTGTTAAAGGTAATACAGCAACAAATGCTACAAAACCAGCAACAGTAGAAACAGGAGCAGAGGTAAATGTACCATTATTTATAAATGAAGGAGATAAAATTAAAGTTGAAACTGAAAAAGGAACTTACAAAGAGCGCGTTAAAGAATAA
- a CDS encoding UDP-3-O-(3-hydroxymyristoyl)glucosamine N-acyltransferase, translating into MKFSKPHTLKEIAHLIDCKFIGADNFQVLGMNEIHVVEPGDIVFVDHPKYYDKALQSAATIILINKEVECPEGKALLISDDPFRDFNKLTLHFKPFQSSNVSIAASAKIGENTVIQPNCFIGNNVTIGDNCIIHANVTIYDDAVIGNNVTIHSGTILGASAFYYKNRPDGFDQLLSGGRVVIENNVDIGALCTIDKGVTGDTTIGEGSKLDNQIQIGHDTIIGKKCLIASQTGIAGCVVVEDQVTIWGQVGVKSGITISKGTVLYAQSGLGHTTDPDTAYFGSPAVEAREKFKEMAYIKKIPEILKKINK; encoded by the coding sequence ATGAAGTTTTCTAAACCGCATACTCTAAAAGAAATAGCACATTTAATAGATTGTAAATTTATTGGTGCAGATAATTTTCAGGTTTTAGGCATGAATGAGATTCATGTGGTAGAACCAGGAGATATTGTTTTTGTAGACCATCCTAAATATTACGATAAAGCGTTACAGTCTGCCGCTACGATTATTTTAATTAATAAAGAAGTAGAGTGTCCAGAAGGTAAAGCTTTATTAATAAGTGATGATCCATTTAGAGATTTTAATAAGTTAACATTACACTTTAAGCCATTTCAATCTTCAAATGTAAGCATTGCGGCTTCAGCAAAAATTGGAGAAAACACTGTAATTCAGCCTAATTGTTTTATTGGTAATAATGTTACAATTGGAGATAATTGTATAATTCATGCTAATGTTACAATTTATGATGATGCTGTAATAGGAAATAACGTGACTATTCACTCTGGTACCATTTTAGGAGCCAGTGCGTTTTATTATAAAAATAGACCAGATGGTTTCGATCAATTACTGTCTGGAGGTAGAGTTGTAATAGAAAATAATGTAGATATTGGAGCACTTTGTACTATAGATAAAGGTGTTACTGGCGATACAACTATTGGAGAAGGATCAAAACTAGATAACCAAATTCAAATTGGTCACGATACAATAATTGGAAAAAAATGCCTTATTGCATCGCAAACAGGAATTGCTGGTTGTGTTGTAGTAGAAGATCAAGTTACTATTTGGGGTCAAGTAGGTGTTAAAAGCGGAATCACAATTTCAAAAGGAACAGTTTTATATGCACAATCTGGATTAGGGCATACCACAGATCCAGATACAGCTTATTTTGGGTCTCCTGCAGTAGAAGCAAGAGAAAAATTTAAAGAAATGGCATACATTAAAAAAATTCCTGAAATTCTTAAAAAAATTAATAAATAG